A single window of Myripristis murdjan chromosome 21, fMyrMur1.1, whole genome shotgun sequence DNA harbors:
- the slc38a11 gene encoding putative sodium-coupled neutral amino acid transporter 11 produces MAQQLNSDEGKTLIILPQQVAGEGKSSMISTSFNFINSIIGSGIIGLPYALNQAGLPLGLLLLIVVACITDYSIILLIKGGNISGTNSYQSLVHSTFGFPGYLILSGLQFLYPFIAMISYNITTGDTLTKVFQRIPGVGPDHILAERHFVILVSTILFTLPLSLYRNIGRLGKVSFLSMVLTLVILIVVIIRAATFGPQVVPTENAWAFAKWNAIQAVGVMSFAFICHHNSFLMYGSLEQPTLTSWSRVTHVSVGSAFIVSAAFAVAGYTTFTGYTQGDIFENYCRNDNLATFGRFCFGLSIITTFPLECFVTREVVSNIICSRDLSKAEHVGITLLIVSVCTAISLAYDCLGVVLELNGVLSATPLIFIIPSACFLKLSSGRWFQGENLIPTILIVIGLFVMVTGLTMTGLYPQDCSHGMEMFYCADANVSSTAPPV; encoded by the exons ATGGCTCAGCAG TTGAACAGTGACGAGGGCAAGACTTTAATAATTCTACCCCAACAAGTTGCTGGCGAAGGGAAAAGTTCAATGATATCAACGTCGTTTAATTTTATCAATTCCATCATAGGATCTGGAATAATAG GTTTACCATATGCATTGAACCAGGCAGGCCTTCCCCTTGGCCTTTTGCTTTTGATAGTTGTAGCTTGCATCACAG ACTACTCAATCATCTTATTGATTAAAGGAGGCAATATATCGGGGACAAACAGTTATCAGTCACTGGTTCATAGCACTTTTGGGTTCCCTGGATACTTAATTCTGTCTGGACTGCAGTTCCTTTACCCTTTCATTG cCATGATTAGTTACAACATCACTACTGGTGACACGCTGACCAAAGTATTTCAGAGAATACCAGGAG TTGGCCCTGACCACATCCTTGCAGAGCGTCACTTTGTGATCTTGGTGTCGACCATTCTCTTTACACTGCCTCTCTCACTTTATCGCAACATAGGACGGCTTGGGAAG GTGTCCTTCCTGTCAATGGTGTTGACCCTTGTCATCCTCATCGTTGTAATCATCAGAGCAGCCACCTTTGGACCTCAAGT GGTCCCTACAGAAAATGCATGGGCATTTGCAAAGTGGAATGCAATTCAGGCAGTTGGTGTAATGTCTTTTG CCTTTATATGCCACCACAACAGCTTTCTGATGTATGGCTCTCTGGAGCAGCCAACTCTGACAAGCTGGTCTCGCGTCACCCATGTGTCTGTTGGCTCTGCCTTCATAGTCAGCGCTGCTTTTGCTGTGGCTGGCTATACCACCTTCACTGGCTACACACAAG GAGATATCTTTGAGAACTACTGCAGAAATGATAACCTGGCAACATTTGGTCGCTTCTGTTTCGGCCTCAGTATAATAACCACTTTTCCACTGGAATGTTTTGTGACGCGAGAG GTGGTGTCCAATATTATTTGCAGTAGAGATCTTTCAAAAGCTGAGCATGTGGGCATAACTCTGCTCATAGTCTCAGTGTGCACAGCAATATCCTTGGCATATGACTGTCTTGGGGTTGTTTTGGAGCTGAAT GGTGTGCTGAGCGCCACGCCCCTTATCTTCATCATTCCATCAGCATGCTTCCTCAAGCTCTCCTCTGGCCGCTGGTTCCAGGGTGAAAACCTGATACCTACCATCCTCATCGTGATTGGGTTGTTTGTCATGGTAACCGGTCTGACCATGACTGGCCTCTACCCACAAGACTGCTCACATGGCATGGAGATGTTTTACTGTGCGGATGCCAATGTCTCCAGCACTGCACCTCCTGTGTAA